One part of the Aspergillus luchuensis IFO 4308 DNA, chromosome 5, nearly complete sequence genome encodes these proteins:
- a CDS encoding putative C2H2 finger domain protein (COG:K;~EggNog:ENOG410Q2F0;~InterPro:IPR036236,IPR013087;~PFAM:PF00096), translating into MAPGGGRDFNCTWEHCNKSFNRKSDLCRHYRIHTNERPYHCTVKDCNKSFIQRSALTVHSRTHTGEKPHVCDHRGCHKAFSDSSSLARHRRIHTGKRPYICQEPTCERAFCRKTTLTKHQHRSHPPGSMTRLPSEDAVSEHSYQGPVAVPVPNEQYLLAQQPYYPHTPTPTHEFYPHQSLHITPVPIQEQPPIVTQHIPVTSPVDVQRAQQHYMQLVQQQQQQQQRYDPGRQGYLPPEFQQPYHTLPTAEGPPLMVTSTHSDYKPPACILNQPEGTDWGFLGVG; encoded by the exons ATGGCGCCTGGTGGTGGACGAGATTTTAACTGCACCTGGGAGCATTGTAATAAG TCCTTCAATCGCAAATCAGATCTGTGCAGGCACTATCGGATACACACCAATGAGCGACCGTATCATTGTACGGTCAAGGACTGCAACAAAAGCTTCATCCAAAGGAGTGCATTGACAGTGCATTCGCGAACGCATACCGGAGAGAAGCCTCATGTCTGTGACCACAGAGGATGCCACAAGGCCTTTTCTGAC TCATCGAGTCTCGCTCGTCACCGAAGGATCCATACTGGAAAAAGGCCGTATATCTGCCAAGAGCCAACGTGCGAACGAGC CTTCTGCCGCAAAACGACCTTGACCAAGCACCAACACCGCTCCCACCCCCCAGGATCCATGACCCGACTGCCCTCGGAAGATGCGGTTTCCGAGCACTCGTATCAAGGGCCAGTCGCCGTTCCTGTGCCGAATGAACAGTATCTCTTAGCCCAGCAACCCTACTACCCTCATACCCCGACGCCGACTCATGAGTTTTATCCCCACCAGAGCCTACACATAACGCCGGTGCCCATACAAGAACAGCCACCAATCGTGACTCAGCACATCCCTGTCACGTCGCCGGTTGACGTACAGCGTGCTCAGCAACACTACATGCAGCTTgtgcagcaacagcagcagcagcagcaacgatACGATCCTGGCCGTCAGGGCTATCTGCCACCGGAGTTTCAGCAACCATACCATACCCTACCCACAGCGGAAGGCCCACCGCTGATGGTGACCAGCACTCACAGTGACTACAAGCCGCCGGCCTGCATCCTGAACCAGCCCGAGGGAACGGACTGGGGCTTCCTGGGGGTTGGCTAA
- a CDS encoding uncharacterized protein (SECRETED:SignalP(1-23)), translated as MRFTIPLTLFFAALAIAAPAAEADNDVDAAVSEDPGLADAQRCRPGYRQCMDNCNRHHGGERCFRACWAHYC; from the exons ATGCGTTTCACCATCCCTCTtaccctcttcttcgccgccctGGCTATCGCTGCTCCGGCCGCAGAGGCAGACAATGATGTCGACGCTGCAGTGTCTGAGGACCCTGGTCTGGCTGATGCGCAGCGTTGTCGGCCAGGATATAGACAGTGCATGGAT AACTGCAACCGTCACCACGGAGGTGAACGTTGCTTCCGG GCTTGCTGGGCTCACTACTGCTAG
- the GPI13_2 gene encoding mannose-ethanolamine phosphotransferase gpi13 (COG:T;~EggNog:ENOG410PGF3;~InterPro:IPR017850,IPR037675,IPR002591,IPR039524;~TransMembrane:15 (o14-34i444-462o474-494i506-527o533-551i563-582o588-606i626-644o656-676i697-718o730-755i776-793o813-836i848-871o883-904i);~go_function: GO:0003824 - catalytic activity [Evidence IEA];~go_function: GO:0016772 - transferase activity, transferring phosphorus-containing groups [Evidence IEA];~go_function: GO:0051377 - mannose-ethanolamine phosphotransferase activity [Evidence IEA];~go_process: GO:0006506 - GPI anchor biosynthetic process [Evidence IEA]): MGPSTTSSSSSSRWHLPLFFLYILLLHTTGLYLFTKGFLLTRQTLDLKSNCSHPPIPISITTNTTTTCWTPPTFSKAIILLIDALRYDFTIPTTNNKTYHNALTTLHTTALTTPHNALLYPFIADPPTTTLQRLKALTTGTLPTFIEAGSNFAGSAVTEDNLISQLHDAGKRLVLLGDDTWMKLFPGYFDPTLSRPYESFLVEDLHTVDDGVYEHLVPLLKGKNEEWDVIIAHFLGVDHVGHRFGPGHESMREKLVQMDGVIREVMERVDDETLLVVMGDHGMDENGNHGGEAADEVRAALWLYSTREVWGVVDGDDGDGDVTVVVGRDMPQVDLASTLALLMGVPVPFSNLGRPIEEAFVGRDGRDWRRLVEVNALVGAQIQRFTVEYQRYGWEGVVGWDRWVDGEVDFGDDEALREYYQRLRGYQGWMLEGYKRMWAQFDPLKMVEGLVVLLLSVVVLVCPQVDGRSGFMKWSGMVVGIVMGVVAVVGHVALTDFAQGSLTDGVILGAALGSVVWNMCPTGLTILRRCFPGGVWSWQAVMFTLLLGIGFASNSYTIWEDRVVLVFLSTFGLCTLGASSHAKGVREASFSVIFMLLSRVVSLSRACREEQLPFCRTSFYRLESSWAWQLSSPVITAVAVLYITRLALRDCAAGNLFWFGLGIPSALLLTTVFNALETASNNGWLAEFLSDDTSKTVRMTVARIVLVIVFIGLATAYTNTPRHGPLERPLIFTTAILLTGILSSTPTGGLSLAILCYQLISLRHLIPSNSSIKPTIAALLGTLHFFSTGHNVTLSSIQWKSAYIPFRDTQYPWSPLLVTINTFAAPIVAACAVPLLHSGKNQSQARFLAIHSTVYTVWAVFTALWACILRRHLMLFAIFCPRFLMAGALLVIVDALALMYSVLLTTEAGLRVERSNINSSI, translated from the exons ATGGGCCCATCaactaccagcagcagcagcagcagcagatggcatctccctctcttcttcctctacatTCT cctcctccacaccaCAGGCCTATACCTCTTCACCAAAGGCTTCCTCCTCACACGTCAAACCCTCGATTTGAAAAGCAATTGCTCCCAtcctcccattcccatctccatcaccaccaacactacTACAACCTGCTGGACACCCCCCACCTTCAGTaaagccatcatcctcctcatcgacgcCCTCCGCTACGacttcaccatccccaccaccaacaacaaaacatACCACAacgccctcaccaccctccacacCACAGCCCTCACCACACCCCACAATGCCCTCCTCTACCCCTTCATCGCcgacccacccaccaccaccctccagcGCCTGAAAGCCCTCACGACCGGCACTCTGCCGACGTTCATCGAAGCAGGGTCCAACTTCGCTGGCTCAGCAGTCACAGAAGATAATCTGATATCGCAACTCCACGACGCAGGGAAACGTCTCGTCCTGTTGGGCGATGATACCTGGATGAAACTTTTCCCCGGATACTTTGACCCAACCCTGTCACGTCCATATGAATCGTTCCTAGTGGAGGATTTACACACGGTTGATGATGGGGTGTATGAGCATTTGGTACCTTTGCTTAAAGGTAAGAATGAGGAGTGGGACGTGATCATCGCCCATTTCCTGGGTGTTGATCACGTCGGACATCGGTTTGGGCCGGGGCATGAGAGCATGAGAGAGAAGTTGGTTCAGATGGATGGGGTTATTAGGGAAGTTATGGAGagggtggatgatgagacgTTGCTGGTTGTTATGGGGGatcatgggatggatgagaatGGGAATCATGGGGGTGAGGCGGCGGATGAGGTACGGGCTGCGTTGTGGTTGTATTCGACGAgggaggtttggggggttgttgatggtgatgatggtgatggtgatgttaCTGTTGTTGTGGGGAGAGATATGCCGCAGGTGGATTTGGCAAGCACgttggcgttgttgatgggCGTGCCCGTGCCATTTAGTAACTTGGGACGGCCGATTGAGGAGGCGTTTGTTGGGAGGGACGGGAGGGATTGGAGACGCTTGGTGGAGGTTAATGCGTTGGTTGGGGCGCAGATTCAGAGGTTTACGGTTGAGTATCAGAGGTATggatgggagggggtggttgggtggGATAGATGGGTTGATGGTGAGGTGGattttggggatgatgaggctttGAGAGAGTATTATCAGAGGTTGAGGGGGTATCAAGGTTGGATGCTAGAGGGGTATAAGCGTATGTGGGCTCAGTTTGATCCGCTGAAGATGGTTGAGGGGCTGGTGGTTCTGTTGCTGAGTGTGGTGGTCCTGGTATGCCCCCAGGTGGATGGGAGGTCTGGCTTTATGAAATGGTCTGGGATGGTAGTGGGGATCGTGATGGGAgttgttgctgtggttgGTCATGTTGCTTTGACTGACTTTGCTCAGGGTTCCCTCACGGATGGAGTGATTCTGGGCGCTGCCTTGGGCAGCGTCGTGTGGAATATGTGTCCGACTGGTTTGACTATCTTGCGCAGGTGCTTTCCGGGGGGAGTTTGGAGCTGGCAGGCTGTGATGTTCACACTACTGCTCGGCATCGGATTTGCTTCGAATTCCTACACCATCTGGGAGGACCGTGTGGTTTTGGTCTTTCTCTCGACATTCGGGCTATGCACTCTTGGCGCGTCAAGCCATGCAAAAGGTGTACGTGAAGCGTCTTTCTCGGTGATATTCATGCTTCTGAGTCGAGTCGTCTCGCTCAGTCGGGCTTGTCGCGAAGAGCAACTGCCATTCTGCAGAACTTCATTCTATCGTTTGGAGAGCAGCTGGGCTTGGCAGTTATCAAGCCCGGTCATTACTGCCGTGGCTGTGTTATACATTACTCGACTAGCTCTGCGAGACTGCGCGGCTGGAAACCTGTTCTGGTTTGGACTCGGCATACCAAGTGCGCTGCTGCTCACCACCGTCTTCAATGCCCTAGAAACGGCAAGTAACAACGGCTGGCTGGCAGAATTTCTCTCCGATGACACCTCCAAAACTGTGCGCATGACTGTTGCACGAATAGTGCTAGTCATTGTGTTTATCGGGTTAGCAACTGCGTATACGAACACTCCAAGACATGGTCCACTCGAACGTCCACTCATCTTCACGACAGCAATACTCCTTACAGGCATTCTCTCAAGTACCCCAACAGGCGGGCTGTCCTTGGCAATCCTCTGCTATCAGCTCATCAGCCTCCGGCATCTCATCCCCAGTAACAGCTCCATCAAACCCACCATCGCGGCACTCCTCGGGACATTACACTTCTTCAGCACTGGTCATAACGTCACTTTATCTAGCATCCAATGGAAATCAGCCTACATTCCATTCCGGGATACACAGTATCCATGGTCACCACTGCTGGTGACCATCAATACATTCGCCGCGCCAATCGTGGCAGCATGCGCTGTGCCTCTTCTCCACTCGGGAAAAAATCAGAGCCAAGCACGCTTCCTGGCCATTCATAGCACTGTATACACTGTCTGGGCTGTTTTTACGGCATTGTGGGCGTGTATCCTCCGCCGTCATCTGATGCTCTTCGCCATATTCTGTCCGAGATTCCTGATGGCAGGGGCGTTGTTGGTCATTGTTGACGCTCTTGCTTTGATGTATTCGGTATTACTGACTACTGAGGCTGGCTTACGCGTGGAAAGAAGTAACATAAACAGCTCGATTTAG